GACATATTCTTTAACTCCACCTTTTGACTTaatcacttttttttataaaatcaattacaGGTTTTCTGCTTGCATGGAGGGCTTTCACCTTCTCTGGATACCCTTGATAATATCCGAAGCTTGGATCGTATACAGGAGGTATTACACCTTCTCTTTTCGGATTAGAAGAGTTATATTCTGAAAGAGCAAAAGAAGATCTTATTGGTCATGTTTTTGACTCTTATGTATGGTGTGATGATCTTTAGGTTCCACATGAAGGACCAATGTGTGATTTACTATGGTCTGACCCTGACGATCGATGTGGGTGGGGAATATCTCCACGAGGTGCTGGTTATACATTTGGACAAGACATCGCAACTCAGTTCAATCACAACAATGGACTCAGTCTCATATCAAGAGCTCATCAGCTTGTCATGGAAGGTTTTAACTGGTGTCAGGTATGTGTATGTTCATCTCAGTTGTCCtgtctctctttttttcatAACTATGGATTGAATCATTGAACTCTCTTCTGTAACAGGACAAGAATGTTGTGACGGTGTTTAGTGCACCAAACTATTGCTACCGGTGTGGAAACATGGCAGCTATTCTAGAGATAGGAGAGAACATGGATCAGAACTTCCTCCAGTTCGATCCAGCTCCTCGTCAAGTCGAACCAGATACTACCCGCAAGACCCCTGATtattttttgtgatttatttgcattttttttttcttttgttcccaaccatttataatttttaaaaaatccgtTTTATCTTGCTTATGAATAATCATTCTAGTGTCTATTCTAGTGTCTGTTCATTTACATAGTACATAGTGGAATGAAGTCGCCATTTTCATTTCAGAACCGTTTATAAAATATAGCTTTGCTATAAACCGAATAAAATTGTTGTGTTCATAATTACAAACAAAAACGCCTAAGCCAagttttctatttatatttaataccATCTAATATTGTGAACTGTAAAAAGTGTCAGCctaatatatataacacaatAACTCATATATATCCAATATTTGGTTTCCTTCTTTCATTTCTTCTTTGGTGCTTTGGGTCGTGACCTCATGCTAGCTCTCCTAGCCACGTCCCAAGCCTTCTGTGGCGCGTAGATACCCAGCTGAGACGCGAAGAACGACTCATAACCAGGTGAATCAAAGGCAAAACCAGTGTGCTTTGATAATTCCCTAGGTAGTTGGGAGATCGCATGGCTTCTCGCCTCCTCTGGTGAGAGCTCGTTCTTTATCTCCAGCTGATCTGCATTGTTGCTATCCGACTCGTGCCTGTGAATCTCTTGAACTATCTGATAATCATATGTGAAGAACCACCTCTCCACCCTGCATATTCCCAAGTTCCCAAATCAGTAAATCTTTTGAGATACAAGTGTTAGATCCAAGTTTTACTTACCCTTGGTAGATGAAGTCTGCCAGAAGGGCAACAACAGGAACAAGCAGCAATGTGAAGTAGAAGTAAAATGTACTCATAAGAACATATATAACAAAGTAGACATTCTCCtgcaaaagaataaaaaaaaatgagatacCAGAAGATGTAAAATACCAAGGGAGTGAAGTGAAGCTTACATTTCTATCACGTGGCGTCATGATACCACAGTAGACAAAAGCGAAGACGAGCCATGCCAAAATGCTTCCAAGAACTGTGATATGATGCCATCTGGTGATCGAGTTGCTCATCAAGAGAATCCGCAGGTTCACGGCTATGACCAGACAGGTGAAGACCATTGTGCTCACGTCCCAGAGACCAAACATTTTGCCTGATGAATTTTTGCCGTCAAAAGCTGAGGCGGTTACGAAGAGATAGCATACCAAAGATTGATACACAGCAGAAGAAGCCCAAACTGCTACAACTCTCCACTTGAAAAAGGAATTGCGTATGCCTTCTCTGTATAGTTCAGGGTATCTCTTTGAAAGGGATGCACTCACATCCTGGCAAAAGCACATGTCAGTTCTGAAATAACCGATCCAATATATAATGAGCTGTGAAGAAAACGTTGTACCTTCTCAAACAGCCCAAGAACAATCACAGGAAGAGCTGTAAAGAAAACGTTGTATAATGACTGGAACCAATCATCATAGAACCTCTGACCAGAAAATCCAGTTCTGAATGTGAACCAAAACTGAGTCAAAGTGAAGGTAagatttttgtaaaagaaatacaTGACCACCTGCCAAAACATAACACCATTAGTAAACATCAATACTGTAAGAAAAAAAGTTGGAGGTGAGAGAGAATATCAACCTTGCAGATTCTAAGATATGACCACCGTCCATGGACAAGAAGCAAATCCGTAAGAAATCTAAACTGAGCGATGGCAAAATCACTAGCCATCACAGCTTGCATTCCTTCCATCCCACTTATCCCTACACCAACATGAGCGGCTTGTATCATGCTAACATCGTTAGCACCATCGCCGATGCTAAGTGTTATCTTTTTCGCCCCTTTTCTCACCAAGCTTGTAACCTAAAATTCACATTAATAGTGTGTCAGTGATTAAGAATCAAAGTCGGccacaagaaaaaaatttaaagattaatCAAAAACAAGTAATCTGAAATTACCTGCGCTTTCTGTAAAGGAGAAACACGACAGCACACGACTGAAGTACAGTTCAAGCTCAAGCTGAGCAGAGTAATGCGTAAAGTGGGGTCTAATGCATACATCAAACACTTCCCGTCGATAACGAGAGCCAGCTTTGGTCCAGTTACAGTATTCAGATACTGTTGAGCTTCTTCAAGGCTCTTCTTCAGCTCTTTCTGTACTTCTTCCTTAATAACACGCGCAATTTCAACTTGGTCTCCCTAGAGTTAGATATACTTCAACCATTAGGACTGTCATGGATGATAATCATACACACAAATAAAAAGGGTATTAGTATGACTTACCCTTTCTTCAGCTTCCCTGATTGCATCAGTTTCAGAACTGATAATGAACTGCTTCATATCATTGTTGATCAAGTTGCAAGCTGAAACATTAGAAGAATCAGGGACTATAATATTAAACATAGAAGAAGGAAAAACAATAGGCAGAAGGAAAAGTTTCCAACACTTACCATATGCGATATTAATTGCAGTTTCCATCTTGTCCCCTGTTAGCACCCAGATCTTAATCCCAGCTCTTGATAAGGTCTCTATGCAGTTAGGGACTCCTTCCTGAAGCTTATCTTCTATTGCAGTTGATCCAATCAAGATAAGATCCTTCTCAATGAGTTCAGCAACCTCATCTAATTTCTTCTCACGATCTCGTAAAGCAGACTTAGCCTGGACGAATTTTTCATTCCAACTATCATAGGCTTCAGGATTTAAATCTTTATACGCCAGGCAAAGGGTACGCAACCCAGACGATCCAAAGTGTTCCAAGTGCTCCCTTGTTACTTTTCTAACATCATCCATAGCGTCAGCCAATCTCTCGAAAATTACAGTATCTGCACCCTGTAGACATTATAACCAAGCAATGGTCAAATTTGATTATCAAAGCACACAGAGTCATCCAACTACCTAGAAAACCGTTTACCTTACAGTAGAGTACGAGTCTCCCATCTGGAAAACGACACACAACAGACTGGCGCTTCCTTGTGCTGTTAATGCATGGTGTAATATTTCATTAGTATGCTTAACCATGGAAAAGAGATAACAAACCAACTCTCTGAAAGCCTTATACACCTGTTGAACTCGAGAACATTAAGAATATCATACGACATATCTTGGATCTTTCCCATCTGCTCCGTGTGAGACTCGCGAACATACACCGTAGTTGGAGTACGCCTGAAAATACATGAAAATTGTCTCAAAGAAACTCACAGAGAAatgagaaacaaaaacaactttTCTCAGCACACAGtggaagaaatatataaaaatgcattaaaacaCGTGAACACCGGTCTAGCTAACTACTTAAAAGTTTGTTCTTGTTAGATAACTTGCATCTTCAACTTGTCTACTGGAAAATGAAATGTAAATGAGAATAACCTGTAAAAGAAGAATCCAAAATTCTTAGCGGCTGTAACAAGAGCAGCTTCATCTGGAGATGCAGCTTGATAAAAGATCTTCTCCGGGGACTCATCACCTTCAGGGAGGACTGTGTGGCATATGGCTAGGCATCTAAAAAATTCCTACAGAGATTGTAATACAAAACATTTCAGTTAAGAGTCATGCGCTATGTCAACTAAATTCTGTAAATGCAAGTGGTTTTATGACATTATGTACGCTTTTTCGCACTCAAGGCTATCAGAACAGAGGCCTAAGTTCATGTCTTAGTCAAAGCCAAAATACCGACTTAAAGGAAGGTTTatgttataatttaaaatattatctctTAATCATGAAAGAAACTATCAGAAGGGATATCATCCATTGTCCTGGCCTTTGGTCTTAGGAGAAGGCAACTCAAGACTAAAAAATGGTTTCCATAGCATTAACAGAACGTATGCATAGACGTTAGTGAAATTATAACGCATCTGGAAAGGAAATAGCACCTAGATGATATCATAAAAAGCGGATATCTCAATTCCCCAGAAAACATGTACTCAAGCTTCACAcatggaaaaaagaaaaataatttctaaacTAGTCAAATAACACATCATTAGCTATTATAATTCTTGAACAGATTGCGAGTAAAATCTAAAGGAAATGAAAGACACCTTGCAAAGGTCGGGATTGGGTTCGTTTCTCCAACCTCCTCGCATAAGCCTTGGATCATCGAAGTTAAATCCCTTTTCTCTTATAGCATTAGCCGACCTTTGTTCCTGAGAAAATCATGGCGTAAGACAATAGGATCAGATGCTCCACAATGCGTGACACAACACTACATCCTCACACAAGTAGAAATTATACCTCTTGAATCTTTAAGCCATCACGCTGAGCAATCCCTCTTTCTATCTCAGTAATACCACATCCATAACTTATTCCTCCAATTGAACATTTAAAAAACTCCATCAAGTTTCTTGTCAGAGTTCCGGTTTTATCAGAAAAGATGTATTCAACCTGGAAGATGCCAATAATAGCACACGCGACTCTTTCAACAAAACCGTTGATATCAAACATATGGCAATTGGTGAGTGGATTAGTAGCTTACCTGTCCAAGCTCCTCGTTTAAATTCGAAGTCCTGGCGGAGGCAGGAGTATCTGTCTCAGCATGATACATGTGAAGGTCTCGGTTGATAAACTGAGTTGACTGAATGAACTTGATCATCTGTGTTCCATTTGCAGATTAAAAAGAGGAAGCATTCAAAATGTTTATACcgcaaaaaattgaaattaaaagatttttttttggaaagacCTACCTCGATGGAAACATATAAGGAGATCGGTATAATGGTAGAGAAAAGAGTGATCAGAGTGAAAAAGGTGAAGAATGCTATCTGTGGCACCAAAGTTACTATAAGCACCagcaatttatatattaaaaatcaattcaATCATTCAAGATTATTACCGTCATTCGGTTACGGTATTCCCAATCTAGTTTATGCAGACCCAAATATTCATGGTCACGATCCGTCACAATTGCACTGCAAAATTTTAACAGATTCTTATAAATCAAAGCGTGGGTTTATGAGAAAAAAATACGGTGAAATATCAACATAGTTTTGGATAAACCACAAGATTGATTAGAAGCTATACCAGCCAGTAGCTCCAATGAGGCACATCATGAAAAGAACACAGAAGATAGTAATAATGAGTTTGTCGAGTTTCTTTTCCAGTGTACTTCTTTTGGAGGGAATATTCATGGCATTCATCATCACCTGCATGCATTGCATTCACCACCATGTAGATCAGATTATATACATAGAAAAAATACAGGAGAATGTCACTAAAAGGACAATCCTGAATGCTTGCATAccaataaatttttcaaaactagtttcttatcaaacaaGCTTCACGGCAGCTTACCTTAGTCTCATGACCAGTGAAAATCACAGCCCCAACAATGTACTCTGTGTTCCTAAGACTGCATCCCTGAAAATAGGAAGGCAGAAGATACACATAAACCCAAAAACAATATAAGGTCTCGCAAAATGAAATCCTGTAGACATAAGGCAGACAAGGAACACACAGCTAAAAGTAGAAACAGTCGATCATACACGCAATAAAAGCTGGTCCGGAGAGAGAGGTAAAGTCTGCTTTTCTACTATAAGATTCCCAGTGAAAGTGTACAGGGAATTATTTGGCTGCTCGCACTGAATTTCACCTGCATGGTAAAAGAGAGAAACATTGGATAAAATTGATAATAAGAACGCTATTACGCTAACAAACAATGGCCTTAGATAAAATGGATGAAAGGCGATAAGCACAGATTCAGCTAAGGAAATCTCCGCAAGATAATAATCAACTCCAAAAGGCTAACCTTTAAATTCAGAAGCTTTCTCTGATGTCAAGTAATCCCATGTCCTTTCAAGGgcctttctaatttttaaatttgtttccCCATCTAAGTTTGCAGTCTGCACTCAAAAAGGGTACGCACAAAAAGACTcgattaaaaatgtatattaacAGATAAAAATCAATAGACATAGCCAAAGTAGACAAGCACCTCTACATAGCAGATACCATCAGGATTTGTGCTGGACAGGAAAAGAATATCAGCTGGAAAAAATCCATCTTTATTTATCTGCATATATCAACAAAGAATATCTACTAAGATTatagatttaaagttttaagATAGTTACAAGTTCTGGATCCCTCCACAAACGCCACCGAGTTAACTGATATCTACTGTGATAACTATAATTCGGGGTAATTTCTAGAGTTTTCAGTACAACCTTGTTCAATAACATAGTAAGTCATGACCTCTGTTAGAAAATATACCTTGATAATATCTCCGACCTGCACCTTTCGCCAGGGAATAGGCACCCATTGCTGATCTTGCAGAACCTCCACTGTACTATTATTTATCGACATATCATTTTGAAAGCGTTTCTGCAACAGAATATTTGCAGAAGGATTTAAAAATTTGAACAGTAGATGGGTCCTGAAACTCTTAAGCATTCACTAACTAAAACCCAATACGGATATTAACCGAAGAACTCCATTTCATCACATAGAGGAATATATTTCTATAATGTTAAAACAAGAAGAAGCAGAAGTCAGTCAGGCCCTCACCCAGTCTTCAAAAGCCTCTTTAATGAGAGAGACGAGGAGCACCATCGACAGGGGAGCCACATTAGTAATTGGATTGACAGGGCTgcaggataaaaaaaaaaaaacagtttatcTAGTTACATTTATACTTTACTGACTGAAGAAGATAGAGACAATGATGATTTTCTAGTACAGGAAAACATGATAGTAAACATGTCAAGGCATGCCAAATGATCAGCTAAAATACAAAAAGTGGCACAGTAATGAAATCCCAAAACCGAGAAAGAATGACTTTGTCAACTAAAACTTGTGAAATGTCTCATGGGAATACAAACACATGTTTTGGTTGCTTTATGGCTACGTGTTACCAGATAATCAAACAAGGACAAGTCAGTAGTAAAAATGAGTCAACTTTGATGGAGTTTAACATATACCTTATTGGTGTCATTGACAGACAAGAGATTCCAAGAAAGTAGATATTCGCTATGCGCCTAAACTGTCAGAAAGCACGTTTTTATCAGagtagatattaaaaaaaggTCAACGATCAGAAAGAAATGTAGCTTAATGAAAGTCAATAGGCCCCTTTACAAGGATTCTGTAGCTTGAAAGCCCGAACACTAACGTAATCATTAATCAAATATTGATGGATGCAAGTGACCAATCTTAagtcatttaacaaaagaaaaaagaaacaatctTTAAATCCTTTCAACGCTACAGCTATAAGCTGCATTACTAGTAAACCTAATTAACaacaaaatagataaaaaaaaaaaaacacttactTGCTCAAAGAGACCTTTGGGGAGAAAGGTGAAAACATTATACTTCGTTGTAGAAATTGAATTACCCTGCCACGTTCGTTaggggagaaaaaaaaaactcataaattaacTGAACACAAACAACAAATTCACAATAAAGAGGATCACACGTTATAATCGAGATAAATCAGAACAACCAAAATTCAAATGAACCAAAAGCCTTAAAACGGCGTCGTTACCTTGAAACGGACGGGGAGATTAGCATCACGATCATTACAGAAGACGGTACGGTAAGTTGGAGCCTGAGGCTGTATACGTCCAAGCGTGACGGTCCTAGAGGGTGCACGAAGGAGAGACGGTGACGACGACTCAACGCTTAATCCACCTCCGGAGCTAGCCATTCCGATTCGATCGAAGCTTCCGCTAATTTCCCTCCAATTTTTTTACCCTCAGAGCGCAAGATCCGGTAGAAACTGAGAGGaccatctctctttttttcttttcttttcttttattttccctttttctctttattatgcttttttttttttaactttcctGTGGTTATTATTCTCTCAATCTTTGATTTTATTTCCTTATCAACCAATAACATTCTGAGttcgtttttaataaaataaaaatacataaatagagCACATCACATCTTCTTATTAATGTTTTCAAAATCACCCAATCGTATGGATGTGCCTATGGAATCGTATaagagatttttattttaatacatcTTTGATTTCTTTCCTTATCGACCTATAACATTTTGAGTccgtttttaataaaactaggatcgtgtccgcgctacgcgcggatattggatgaaattaaaatttgtgtATAACCATAGTTGTGTCTGTTTCTGGTTGTTGTTAAAATAGATTTAAAGTAATTATAAGAAGGAATATATGACATTGAGATTTTTAAGATTGattgttcatttttttatgCGAATGTTGTTGGAAGTCAATCAATAGAGATGTAAAAGTAGAGGGgagttgattttttttggttgtgtGTAGTGGTTTTCTGTagtaatgaaaattaaattaacgtgttgaaaattaaaaatatgaaaaaaacttCGTAATTGAGATATTGTTTAGCATTATGGTGTTTTGAATTTGGAAATAATCTTTTAAAAGTGTGTTTAGGTCGTCCATTAATAAACTAATTGGAAATTTTATGAATTACATTGAAAAAAGCCCCCTTGAAAAAAACTTATGAACTAAAAAACCAGATAAATTGATCGAGAATTTAATACTAAGGTTTTATTGTGTTACTTATGTAGTATAACCTACCAAATCAAACTATCTCTACGCTTGATTTTGCACTTAATAGTTAAGATGTTATGTCCGTATTTTGGACAAATGATTTCTTGGATTCCAGAGAGGGGTGATTGGGTTCGTATGTGTTCGAGAAGTCTATAAACGCACAGTAAAATCGTAATTTTGATTTACCTCCAGCAGGTGGAGGATCATTGTGGTTTGATTTGACCATCGTGTTGAGGAAAATGACCCTTTGACGAAAGAAAGAATTAGAAAATGAGTCAGCTAAAGAGAGAGATCTTGAAATGTGGAAATCCACTGATTGAGTAACTGACACGTAATAGTTGTCTCCGCCTTTCTTCTCGTTGCAAATTTCTGAGTGGAAGATGATGTGAATGTTATGTGGAGCTGAGGTTGTTAACCGGTTTGTATCAAATATGCAATGTTACTGAATTTATTCGTATATTTTGTTGATTTGGATTGATGAGACAAAAGATTTTTTTGAACTTTCAGTGCAGCCGGTGATTGTGGCAGGAGATGTGCTACTTGTCTTTCTGATATTATTGTCTATCGAGAAGAACATTTAAGTATTATAATCTGTTgaagatttttatatttaacgtGATACGTTTAAAATTTGAAAGTCTTGTGTGAATTGAAATAATTAGTTATAATCATCAAATTGAagcgagagaaaaaaaaaaaaaacaatccgaTAATAAGAGTTCATAATTTGTCTTTGTTCATTACTCTTTGTCTCTGTTTTAAGGAGAAAAGTAACAAAACAACATAATAGGTTTTGAATTGCATAACCAAGATTCTGGTGCAAGAACAAAccactatattttttaaacagacTTGATAGCTgtctttaatctttttttttgagaaatttaatttttaaataaatattaggaGCTATATTAGTCTACATTTTGATCCGCGTTTCGAAAGCACGAGTTTTTTCGGTTAATAAAAATGTGATAcgaataatattttgattatgatttatattattaagttattatataaaatattttttaaaaaattatataatttgtcaattttttatttgaaattttgtgtGTACATTCTTATCTCACAAcatcatctttatatttttatgcatGAGACAAGAGTTAAATTTGTTGGCATATTTTAgactaatttaaa
The window above is part of the Brassica napus cultivar Da-Ae chromosome C8, Da-Ae, whole genome shotgun sequence genome. Proteins encoded here:
- the LOC106346525 gene encoding phospholipid-transporting ATPase 3; the encoded protein is MASSGGGLSVESSSPSLLRAPSRTVTLGRIQPQAPTYRTVFCNDRDANLPVRFKGNSISTTKYNVFTFLPKGLFEQFRRIANIYFLGISCLSMTPISPVNPITNVAPLSMVLLVSLIKEAFEDWKRFQNDMSINNSTVEVLQDQQWVPIPWRKVQVGDIIKINKDGFFPADILFLSSTNPDGICYVETANLDGETNLKIRKALERTWDYLTSEKASEFKGEIQCEQPNNSLYTFTGNLIVEKQTLPLSPDQLLLRGCSLRNTEYIVGAVIFTGHETKVMMNAMNIPSKRSTLEKKLDKLIITIFCVLFMMCLIGATGCAIVTDRDHEYLGLHKLDWEYRNRMTIAFFTFFTLITLFSTIIPISLYVSIEMIKFIQSTQFINRDLHMYHAETDTPASARTSNLNEELGQVEYIFSDKTGTLTRNLMEFFKCSIGGISYGCGITEIERGIAQRDGLKIQEEQRSANAIREKGFNFDDPRLMRGGWRNEPNPDLCKEFFRCLAICHTVLPEGDESPEKIFYQAASPDEAALVTAAKNFGFFFYRRTPTTVYVRESHTEQMGKIQDMSYDILNVLEFNSTRKRQSVVCRFPDGRLVLYCKGADTVIFERLADAMDDVRKVTREHLEHFGSSGLRTLCLAYKDLNPEAYDSWNEKFVQAKSALRDREKKLDEVAELIEKDLILIGSTAIEDKLQEGVPNCIETLSRAGIKIWVLTGDKMETAINIAYACNLINNDMKQFIISSETDAIREAEERGDQVEIARVIKEEVQKELKKSLEEAQQYLNTVTGPKLALVIDGKCLMYALDPTLRITLLSLSLNCTSVVCCRVSPLQKAQVTSLVRKGAKKITLSIGDGANDVSMIQAAHVGVGISGMEGMQAVMASDFAIAQFRFLTDLLLVHGRWSYLRICKVVMYFFYKNLTFTLTQFWFTFRTGFSGQRFYDDWFQSLYNVFFTALPVIVLGLFEKDVSASLSKRYPELYREGIRNSFFKWRVVAVWASSAVYQSLVCYLFVTASAFDGKNSSGKMFGLWDVSTMVFTCLVIAVNLRILLMSNSITRWHHITVLGSILAWLVFAFVYCGIMTPRDRNENVYFVIYVLMSTFYFYFTLLLVPVVALLADFIYQGVERWFFTYDYQIVQEIHRHESDSNNADQLEIKNELSPEEARSHAISQLPRELSKHTGFAFDSPGYESFFASQLGIYAPQKAWDVARRASMRSRPKAPKKK